From the genome of Candidatus Defluviilinea proxima:
GGGTATATATCATGCAGGTCACGCCCATTGCCGGTGAAGAGTACGTCAATATTTATGGAAACGACATCACCGAGCGCAAACGCGCCGAAACCCTGTTAAATCAGCGTCTGGAAGACATGGCACTCATCAATAAATTGAACAACGCCGTCAATCGCCGCGAAAGCCTTGTAAATATAACGGAATTGCTTGCGCAAGACGCTAAAGAAATCTTTGGGAGCCAGAGCACCAGCATTTACCTATTGGACCCCGACAAAAAACGTCTTCTCCTCCAGCACTACACCATGCCACGCGAAACCATTGCCAAGCTCGAGAAGTTGCTCGGCAGGCCGGTCCCTCAAGTTGACCTCCCTGTTGGAGGCGACGATCACTTTAGCCGGGTTTTGGAATCTGAGGATGGTTTTCTCATCACCGGCTTCGAGGGTATCAGCGCATGGCTGGTAGATTTCAGCAATACCAGTTTTCTCCCAGTCAAAGTTCGTCCGCTACTTCGAAAGCTTATTCCAGCTGTGGTCAAACTGTTGAACATAAATTCAGTCGTCACCATCCCATTGAAATCCGGCGAGGAAGTAATAGGGCTGATCGAATTCATCGCAGAGGGGGAATTTACTGAAGGAACCCTTGAAAGACTGCGGAACTTTCGCCACCAATTGACCGAGGTCGTCATCCGCAAACGAGCAGAGGAAGCCCTACGCGAAAGCGAGGAGAAATATCGCAGTCTGGTGGAAGCCTCCGATGCACTGGTGGTCATGATGGATGAAGACGGGCGGATCCACTATCTAAATGAAAAAGCCGCGCACATACAGGGACTTATAGCTAAAGATGTACTCGGAAAGACACTGCATGAGTTGCTTCCCAAAGAGATTGCCGATCTCAACCTGGAACGGGTGCAACATGTCATTTCAAAGAATCAGAATTTGCTTGTTGAGTCGCCTATTAATGGCGGGGTCGCCTGGTACCGCGTCAGCATACAACCCATCCATGATGTAAATGGAAAGGCGGTTAAGGTATTACTCAGCGCAATTGATATCTCGGAGCTCAAAGCCGCACAACAAAATCTACTGGAACTCAACAGCACACTGGAAGCCCGCGTAGAACAACGCACTGCCGAAGTGCTCGACCTGTATAACAATGCGCCAAACGGTTATCACTCACTGGATGCAAATGGCAAGATCATAATGATCAACCAGACCGAGTTGAACTGGCTGGGATACACGCGTGAAGAAGTAGTGGGTATCAAGTCCTTTTCAGACTTGGTTACCCCATCAAGCCAGAAAGCTTTCGCAGAAAATTTTCCGCGCTTCAAAAAACAAGGCTGGATCTCTGACCTAATATTTGAAATGATTCGCAAAGATGGCAGCACTTTCCCCATATTATTGAACGCCACCGCTATTCAAGATGAACATGGCAAGTTCATCATGAGCCGCTCAACATTGGTGGATATCACCCAGCGCAAACAATCTGAAGACGCCTTGCGCGAAAGCCAGGCCAGATTGCAATACTTCTTCGATACCGCCAGCGACCTGATCCAAAGCATGGATGAAAACGGGAAGTATCAATACGTGAACAACGCCTGGTGCCAAACCCTCGGCTACACAGCCGAGGAGGCTATGCACTTGAGCATGTTCGATGTCATTGACGAGAGTCATCACGAACACTGCCGTTCCCTGCTGAATCTTTTGATCACCAACCAACAACCTCAACAATTGGAGGTGCTCTTCAAGACAAAATCCGGTGATACGGTCATTGTGGAAGGTAGTGTCGGCAGCCGCAAAGATATCAACGGACACATCGCCACGAACGGCATCTTCCGGAATATCACCGAGCGTAAAAAAGCAGAAACCGCCTTGCGTGAGAGCCGTGATGAACTAGGCTTCGCCAACGCCGCACTCGAAAAAGCATCACGCATGAAAGACGAATTTTTAGCCAGCATGAGTCACGAATTACGCACCCCGTTGACGGGTATCCTCGGGCTCACCGAATCCTTACAGCTCAACACGTACGGGCATCTAAACGAAAAACAATCGAACGCCTTGAAAAATATCGAGGCAAGCGGGCGTCACCTGCTGGAATTGATCAACGACATCCTTGATCTATCGAAGATCGAGTCCAGCAAGTTCGATATATACCCGGAAATGATCAGCATCGAAGAAACATGCCACGCATGTTTAGCATTCGTCAAGGAACAGGCCACAAAAAAATCCATTCTGCTGGAATATCAAAATGCCAGGGATGCCAAATCCGTATTTGCAGATTCACGTCGCTTGAAACAGATCCTTGTCAACTTGCTGAGCAACGCGGTCAAGTTCACGCCTGATAAGGGGAAGGTCACTCTTTCCGTACGCACTAACCCCGCAAAGGGACAAATCCACTTCGCTGTGGCCGATACCGGTATCGGTATCGCAAAGGAAGACTTGGGTCGTCTATTCACACCTTTCACCCAAGTGGATAGTCGCCTCAACCGTCAGTACGAAGGCACTGGTTTGGGACTGGCATTGGTCTTACGCCTGACAGAGATGCACGGCGGTCATGTTCAGGTGGAGACCGAACCTGGTCAGGGCAGTTGCTTCACTGTTTCTCTTCCCTGGCAATCACAAGTCATGCCGCCTGTTGATACCAATCAACCCCATGCAGATTTGTCAGCAAGGTCAGAACCTAATACACGCGGTGTAATCCTGTTAGCAGAGGATAATGCATCCAATATTGAAACCATCGGTGACTATTTGCAATTCAAAGGCTACACCCTGGTGTTCGCATTAACTGGAGTTGAGGCATTACTCAAAGCCAAAGAAAGTAATCCGAATTTGATCCTGATGGATATCCAAATGCCGGTGATGGATGGGTTGGAAACCATGCGCCGCCTACGGGCTGATCCGCGCTTCACATCCACCCCGATCATTGCTCTGACCGCCCTGGCCATGGCCGGCGACCGCGAACGCTGCATGGAGGCAGGGGCGAGTGAATATTTAAGCAAGCCTGTCAGCTTGAAGGAACTTACAGAAAAGATCGAGAAGCTGCTTCAGCCATAAGAACAAAAAAGCTCCGCTGTCATCGTAGCGGAGCTTTTTATTTTTCGCTTACTCTTCCCCAACACCCCACGTATTGGATATATTCTTCATCAGTAGATCATAATTGCTTATATTTTTATGTATTAAAACTGCAGATTGATATGCGCCGCCATAAACACGTCCATATATGCGATGAATAAATGTTAATTCGCTTCTGACGATAAGAATATGTGAATGCTTGTTTGTAAAAAGACCAAATGGTCTTATATGCTTAATGCTCAAAACTTCACCCCATGGGATAAAAAACTTTTTCCATAAAAACTGGAAAGATAAACCATTCTCATCTGCGTCAATATCTGTTAACAGGTACGCCATAAAGATAAACGCTGGCGGTGACCAAGCTATGCACGCAAGAAATATACCAACAGCAAACAGCACAGACGAAAGGGCAAATTCTCTGCCAACAAAAAAATAAGTGATGTATATGTAAAGAAGAAACCACCCTACAGGAATCGAAATAATCGACATTACCACAAAGAAATAACTGCTAATTCTATTAACAAGTCCGTAAGTATGTTTCTTTATCATTTTCAATTTTTAAGAATAAAACCAACTAAACATCTCGTTATAAACTGCTAACAAAATCTTCTTGATCATCCCAACTTCCAACACCCGCTTCTCAAACGGGACAGCTTTCTATTTTACTTCATCGCGAATATTGGTTCTGGTTCACCCAGCACAGGGACAGGATGTTGCACGTACACATCCCACACAGCCTGCGTAGTCGCTAGGGTTTCCCTGATATACCAGACCAAGCGCAGCCGTTTGAGGTAATAGTAATTGTCTGCCCCTACCCCAACCGATTCCACGCCAAATGAATTGCAGAGAAACAATGAACGCGACAGATGAAATCCCTGCGTGACGAGGATGGCGGAATCCACTTGAAAGATTTCTTTTGCACGATAGCAGGTGTCATACGTGCGACGACCCGCGTAATCAAGGACGATTGCTTCATCAGGGATGCCGAGGCTGACCGCGTACTGCCGCATCGCTTCTGGTTCGTTGTAATCCACAAAGCGATTATCTCCGCTCATGAGGAGCTTTTCCACTTTGCCGCTTTTATACAACACAACAGCAGTCTCAATACGGTCACGCAACACAACGGAGGGCGTACCGTCCTTTTTCACTTCCGCACCAAAGACGATGGCAACCCGTTTGGTTGGGACATCATCAACTGAAAATGTTTTTGGTTTCGCGACAAGGATGATAACAATGCGGACAAAAGCCAACACAAAGAGCCCGAATAGGCCAAGTCTCACAATGAAACGAAACGTTTTCTGTATCAAATTCTTAGACATAAAAGAGATTCTACATCATCACATACGGCAGTCAAAAATCGGTATGGACAACGTATCGCATGTACAAATTTGTTGAGAGCGGGAAACATTCTTTCTCTACCGAACTTTCGGCCATCCTATCGTGTATAGTATCTCTGTGAAAGAAAATGACCTAAAAACAACCTTGCAACTCATCGAACGGGCGCAGGCAGATGACCGAACCGCTTTTGCCGCCTTATTCGAACAATACAAGAATCTTGTTTACAAAACCGCCTATCTTGTGCTTAACGACCCCGCCGAAGCGGAGGATGCGCTACAGGAAATCTTCCTATCCGTGCACAAATCGCTAAATAGTTTCGATCCACGCAAAGGTGCGTTCACTACATGGTTGCATCGCATCACACTTAACTACTGTCTGAATCACCGCCGCAAACGAAAGTATTCTTCGCTGGAAACGATCTATCCGCATCCATCCACGGATTTTCCCAGCACACGTTTAGCCAATGAGGATGCCATCTGGCAGGCGACTCGTTCTCTAAGCGACAAATTACAAGCCGTTGTGATTCTGCGCTATTACTGGGAACTCCCCTACACTGAAATCGCTCAAATTCTGGACCTGCCGCTTGGTACTGTCAAATCGCGGCTGGATCTTGCCCTGAAAACTTTACGAAAGACCATCGAGGCACAGGAAGCCCACGAAGCGCCTGTTTCTCAATCGGAGGTGTGCGAATGAACTGCGAGTATATTCAAGAACTCTTGGTCGCTTATTTAGATGGAGAAGTCACTCCTTCTGAAAAGAAAACCATTCAGTCACATCTCTCCACCTGTACCGTTTGCCAGCAGGAATATAACCTGCTGTTCACGGCTCGAGATCGAGTCCGTGCGACACTGCAGAGTCGCACTGTCCATGCCAGCCCTCAAGCAGATGCGTGGAATCGATTAGAGGCTCGCCTGACGGAGTCCGCGCAGACTTCGTCCGTACGATCTACAACCAAGCTTTCGCGTCTGGCGCCGGACGTAAAGCAAATCTTCACTCAACTCTTTTCTGGAGGCGTAACAATGCAAAAACGATCCATCCTGGCAACAGGCGTATCTATTCTGACGCTTGCTTTAGTTGCCGTACTAGTCTTCAATAACGTCACTGCTGTTTCAGCGGAGCAAATTCTCGAGCGGGCCTCAGCCGCCCAAACGAAGATCGAAGCGGGGCAAGGGATCATGCACACCCTGATCGAAATCTACGAGAACCCTCAGGCCATTGAAGGTACTGGGACAACGGTCATCACGGAAATGTATGCAGATCCATCTGCAGGTTACTACCGCTACATTGATATGGATGTGAACAGCAAGGTAATATCTATTTCAGCGAACGATGAAAATTATGAATATCTCATGCTCGAAACAGATACAGCCATCCATCGCACACCTAGAATAGATGAACCGGAAAAATCTTATATACCCGTTTCAGTTCGCGAAGAATCATCTGTCTTCGAACAATTCCGCGCAAGTTCTCATGTGGAGTTGGTAGGGAAAGAAAAACGGGATGGCAGAGAAGTCTACATCTTAGCCAACCGTAACTTCCAAACCCAACAACTACCAGACGGCAAGGAAGAAAAGAACTACACTGGTACAGTGACCATGATCTTCGATGCAAAAACGTATGAATTGCTCGAAAGCGAAACGACCGTGTATAAGAACGACCAGGAGATCGTCATTGAACGCGTCCGCTTCCTCACGGATGAAATCCTGCCAACAGGTACCGTAGTAGATTGGAGTCTCGGTGATTTGCAAGATCTTTCCTTCATCGACAATGCACCACAGACAGAAGAGGCAGAAATCCTGCCTGCTCCCATTACACGTGAAGAGTTGGCCAAGCACCCCGACACCTTTGTTCTGAAGAACATCCCAGACGGGTTTACAGAAAGCATCATAGCCGCCCCCGGCCAAACAGACGACCAGCCATTCACGTACGAGATCAACTACGACAATGCTTCTAAAGAAAACTTTGGCCTGTTAGCCATTGGCCTGCTGGACGCAGGGTTTGTCGAAATGAACTTCTATGATGGCAGTTACAAAACATCTAATGGAATGGTTCTGTACTACAGCATAAGCAGACCTGAAAATTCAAGTGACGGCACATCCGCCATCCTCGCCACTCCTGACGGCGCAAGCTTCCTACTCATCAGCACCATGTCACGTCAACAAGTACAGATGTTGGTGGAAGGCCTGGTACAACTCAAATAACAATATAAGACCGAAATAAAAACTCCGATGCCATCAAAGCATCGGAGTTTTTGATAACTGAAAGCTACCTATCTTTCTCAACTACTAATCATTTTTAGTTTGAGCAGAATATTCTTCCATCAGCCAACTTCGCAGGTATAGAAGTTACTTTATACAAGTAGATGGTGCTTCCTGTAGAACTCTATCTTGGTTGGAATATCTTGAAACATCCGGCAGGAGATCGTATTGCCCGCCAAAATATTTATTTAAAATAATACGGAATGTGTTCACTGGCGTCACCGTAGGGTAGAGCATATTATCTCCCCCATCAGGGAGATAATATGCGTTCAATATCTTTACACGGTCGGCATCTGAAAAATAACTATGGTCGCCTTGAATCACAATGATTGGGGCAGGATTTGATTTCTCCAATATTGCCTTAACGATCTCCAGCAATCTCGTATTGGCATAAATGACCTGATCACGATAGGCAATGGAGCCTTGTCGCAGGAAGGGATGAAATCTACCATCAGGGTAAAATACATATGGCTGGTGTATAGTGAACAGGTGGGCATAAACAAATTTTCTGCCTGGCAAGTCAGGTGTTTTCTCCAAAGAATCCAAGGCAAATAGATTTTGTTGATATTGCAAATATTCACGACTATTTAAAACATCACCAGATGGTATCCATGTTGTTACATAGGATGGTAGTTTTATGTCCGGATTTCTCTCGATGAATTCCATCAGCGGACGTATAAGAGTCGTTTTCAAAAAGAGATATTGAAAATTCAGCGCCGCCTGACCCGTCAGGGCTGACTTATCTTTAAAATAATCAAAATAATAGGTCGCTTCAGGAAAGTCAAGTAATGGGTGAAGGCTCTTAAATGTAACGGTAGCATATCCCATGCTTTTAAATTGTTCTGTTATCAGATTCTTTTGGAGAAAGGGCTTGTAAATAGCCTTGTCGCCGTAATAATCAAGCCCAATGGCATCCAGATAATTCATGTTTAGAGTCGCTATCATGGATGACGCTGTGGCATCGTAATTACTTTGTGTACAATCGGGAATGTAAAACCCCAAAGATTTCAGCTCAGAAATAAAACCACTCGTATCAAGGTCAAGTTTTTCCTGAAGAAGATCCTGACGGCTATAAGCATCTACAAGGATATAGTAAACATCTGGTCCTATTGGGTCGGGTGAAGATGCGCTTTGGGATAAATCAGGCTCAACAACAGGATTCGGTTTAGCGATTCCAAGTTGGACTAAAGGAGTTAAAACTTGTATAACGAGAAAAACGGCTAGAAATAAAGACACTGAATTCAGCATCTCATTCAGGACAGTATTCTGTGATCGCAGTAAATACACCTGGCCAACAATAAAAAGAATGATCCAAACGGGAAGCAAAATTCGATCACGGCCCACTGTCATACCAAACAAACTGAACTGCTGAGCAAAATCATATACATGCCCATAGGAAAAGAACAATAAAAGAGAAAAGCTTGCTGGAGCCGCAACTTTCTGCCATGACCGAAACACAATCAAAAACAAGGATAAGACAACAACAGCAACAAGCAGGGACGTAATAACCGCCTGTTGAATTGCACTAACAACAATCTCGTTACGGTTAAAAACGTACAACGCCAAGACTGGATACAAACCAAACAATACAGGATGGAATAAAAAATTTTTTTTCGCTTTACTTTTTGTTTTCATTCGATTTTCCGTTATTTATATTAAATAGAAAATATGCTTATCAGAGAAATAAACAAAACACAACGAACTGGTAGAAGATTAGGAATAATACCAGCTAAAAATTTTGTTATAGACCGCCAACAACATCTTCTTGATAAATCCAATTTCAAGAATTTTCCTGCTGACAGAAACCCGCCTCTTTCTACCCCCAGCCTGCTTCAACTCCCCGCGCAGATACCCCAACGTATTGGACATATTCATCGCCAACGGGTCAGAGACCATCAGGCGCAGTAAACCTGCATCGTTCATGCGTTTGTCCAACTGGCGGACTTGTCCCATGGGCTTGTCCATGTCAAAGGGCAGGAACTTCTGAAGCGTGGACTTATACGCCGTGAACTGCCAATGACTTGCACCTGCAATTGCAGTCACGTCCTTCGACTGCGCTCCCCCTTCGGGGACGATGCCGCTCCGCTCAGGACGATAAGTAATGCGCCAGTCTTTCGTCTCGGTATATACTTTTTTATTCTCTTCTTCCGTCTGCCCAAGTGACAAGTTAAATTCTAAAAATGTTTCCCATGGGATGAATTGACCATCCTCTAGCTTTGCATTTTCTCTTGCCCACTTCAATGTGTTTTCATAAAACTCAGGCGGCGTGCGAAAGGGACGCGCGGTCACCATGCCGACATTCGGAAAGGTTTCGAGAATCTCCACGGAACGCGAGAGCCACTTCGGGGAAAATAAAACATCCGCGTCGGTGTAAGCAATGATCTCGCCTGGCGCACCTGCCAGCATTACATTCCATGCACCACCCTTACCCATGTTCTTCTCGGAGAGGATCAAATATTGGATTCGTCCTTCTTCTTTTTCTTTCACGAGAAAGTCACGCACTTCAGCACACGAGCCATTATCAAAGACCATCAAGTCGAATGGTAGACCCGCATCCTTGCGCATGGATTCGAGCGAGACTTTCAGCACATCGAGGGTCTCAGCATAAAATCCACTGAGGAAGGGAATGTAATTCAATAGCGCAACCGTTATTCGTTCGGGCTTGGCTACGTCTTTGACGAACTTGGCAGGGTTTTGACCTTTACGCATGTGGCGATTTCCGATTTTTGATTTTGGATTTACGATTTGAAAAACTTTGCGATTCGCTTTTTCCATCGTTTTGGACGGGCGATGTTTTCGATCATGTTTTCGGGCAGAAAGAAGAAGATGGCTCGTAAGAATAATTCCAGCTTGCGTGTCAAACGCAATGACGTCATCTTCGGGCGAGAAAGTTTACCATTCGCCAACTGGTGAGTCGAATCAAGAATCGTGTAGCGAATGTTGGCTTGTCCGCCCGCGAGACGGATGTTTTCGTTCGTTTCGGGGTGTTCGTAGTGAGGTCTGCCATTGGGCAAGTGAGAGTAATCATGGTTTTGATGGACGATCATGATGGATGGCGTGCAGTCAATCACAGCCCAGCCTTCCTTGCGGGCTTTGTAAATCATCCAATTATCCCAACCTGCCCGACCGATCGTGAAGTTGGGAATATCAAGGTAAGAAGAAAGAGGAAAGAGAAAGAAATCGGAGCCAGCGGGGCGATGAAGGAAGCCCTGACCGTGGACCGTAGACCGCAGACGATTCTCCCAACCGTTTGTGAAATCGAGAGGCTGAGTTATGTCCAAATCCCATCGCTGACTAAGTAAAACGAATTTATCTTTGAGTTTGACAGCCTGTTTCGCCGCTTCGACAAAGTCGGGCATGAGGATCATATCTGCATTGATGATGCAGAGGAGATCGCTGTTTGAGTTTTCACGGGCAAGCTGAAACATGGACGAGATCAACGGCACACCCGATTCATTCCGCGCTACATTGGGGATGTGCCTGACTCCAAGTTCCCTCGCAACTTCGGCGAGACCTGTCTCTTCGCCGAGCAAAACAACATCAACATCAGGGAGAAGAATCCACGACTTGATCGCGTTGCGTTGGATCATCGCGATGTGAGGGTCTGTGAAAGGTTTGGGGCGGAGAATAAAGTGATAAGGGGCATGAAATTCGTTGGTAGGTTGAAACGTTTGAACGTTCTAACGTTTCAACGCCCTTTTGTCGATATCTTTCAAAGTTTTGTGTTGCACACCTGCGTTGATCTTCATCAACTCAGGATTGTCGTGAACCAGATCGAGGACTTCTTTCCAGGTGAAATCATCTCTTCCATCGAAATGACCGTATACCTGACGCATGAATTCCAGGTCTTCAGGGGTGTCGACCGTCCAGCGGTAGTCGCCGAAGTCGGTGGTGTGATGGATGAGAGCGATATTATATCCGCGTGGAGATGTTCCTGTTTCGAGGGTTCGGCTTTGACGGGTGAGTTCGACGCCTTCGTAGAAGTAGGGCATGGCGTGTTCGCGGTGTTGGGGTTCTTTGGCTTCCTTCCATGCCTTGGCAAGGACTTTGAACGTGCAGGCTTCCACATCCAAGCCAATGGGATAGGTGCGAGGATAGGGTGGAGGGAGACGGTTGCAGACGAAGTCGTATTCGTCTTCTAGGAGAGTATTGACCACATTATCGATCAGTTCAGGGTCAATGACGGGACAATCCGCAGTGATGCGGACAACGTAATCCGCCTTCGCTTGTTTGGCGGCTTGATAGTAACGGTCGAGCACATCATAGAGACTGCCGCGCGTGAAAGGGATTCCGTTGAAGTCGCAGTATTCGGCGACGGGATCGTCGGAGGGATCGGTTGTCGTGGCGAATAAGGTTTGGGAAACAGAAGCAGACCGCGAGGTCCGAATGAAGACGCGCTGCAACATGGGTTGACCCGCAATGTCTGCGAGGATCTTGCCAGGCAAACGCGATGAGGACATGCGTCCCTGAATGATGGCTACTACTTTTTCAGTCATTGAGTCTGCCCTTCGGACGGGATCGGCTGAGGAGTCACAAATCCTTTTGCTTTAAATTTTTCAACGTAATCGCGGACGGTCTGATAATCGAGACCGACCTGCTCGGCGATGTCGAAGATCGTGTGCTCGCCTTCGAAGCGCATCATGATCTTTTCGATGGCACGGTTGAGCGCCCAGTTATCGCGCCAATCGACCCATAGACCGTGACCGCTGAGAAACACGGGACCGCGGAAGGTGCGCTTGGGAATGTAGTTGCTGGCGTAGATGCGGATGATCTCTTCAGCAGTTTGCGCCGCACCGATGAGCATCTCTTCGTGCATGATGTCGAGATTGTCGTCGGTGGTGTGATACTCGTCGTAGGGGAAACGGTTTAGCGAAATGCACGGCACATTGACGCCAGGTCCGTTGATGACGCGTTCATCGTTGGCGGGAGCGGCGGCGAAATCACGTTCGTCGTGAGGTGTATCGCGCAAAACATAATTCGTGATGCGGTCGAGGAGATGATCGTGTTGACGTGTGTGATGCCACGCAATTTGATTTTGATTGCCCGTCATCTCCATGAAGATGCCACCGCGCAGATTCGGGATGAGCGACTCGTTGTGCGCGAGCCAGGCGATGGTGCCGATGGTCTCAGGTCCAAACCAAAAACGGACGCTCATCGAGCCAGGGGGAAGCGGATTCACCGCAAGTCGCCGCGCCAACTCGATGGTGCTGACCACGCCTGCGCCATCGTCATTGGCTTGCATGGGATGACAGGTATGCGCCTGTACAAGGAACTCGCCCGCCTCGGGATTGGGTCCGCCCTCGGGGTGGATGATCGCCGTTGCGACTTTGAATCCCTGTTTGGGGTCGGTGATGAATTCACAGTTGATTACCGCGTGATATTTTTTGTTACGCGGGAGTTTATCGAAGGTGTTCTTCGGCAGACAGAATCCCCAGTCACGTTCGTAGTATTTGAAGACCCACGGCACGGTGTGCGGACGTTTCTCGTTGAAATACAAATGTGGCTGGAGTTCTTCAAAGGTCAGAACTTTATCGGTTGGCAATGAATACGAAACGATGTGAAGCGGATTGTCCTTGAAGTCCACGATGCGTTCGCCATCTTCTGTTTCGAGGTACGCCTCATGGACAATATAGCGCTCAGGCACTTTCCATGTCCAGACGGGAGTCAGCGGGGCGTAGGTCTCGATGGTGTAGTTGGATGAGTCGGGCATGTACGAGCCGACGATCTCCAACGTTTTGTCGTGGTCGTCAGAGGCGAGGGTGCGGTGCAGGGGAAAGAATTCCGCGAGGATAAATTTGAGGGATGGGTAGGGTTTCATAAGGGAGAAATATTTTCCAGAATAGCACAATTACCTGCAAGTATCTGAATATTGAAAGCAGGTTTCCGAATAGTAAAAAGTTCATGTTGTTGTGCAAAAGCATCAATCATATTGTCTGCAACTTCTACGATACCCTTTTGGAGCAACTTTTTCCGTTCCCCAGTATCACTCAATTCAAAATCTACACTTACCCAACTCATAGGTCCTTGGAAATACCAAACTGATTCAAAGCTCAAGCAAAATGCAGGCTTAGGATTATTTACTTGAGCATGAACGGCCACAATTAAATGTCGAAGGCTTCGTGTGTATCGAAAAACAGCACAGTTATATAAATTCGGATCACTTATATTGAAATCGAGTTCATTATGGACTCGGGGATGCGGA
Proteins encoded in this window:
- a CDS encoding PAS domain S-box protein; the protein is MEKTQLKILLIEDSPTDVLLLREALEKDPLTSFMLSVADRLSTANALLQKSRFDLILLDLGLPDSQGLASFTRARKFAPEIPIIILSGLNDEVFALQAMQAGAQDYLMKDAYNLTSCARAIRYAIERNKLHSNLRESEQRFSTLFQLNPVPLGITHTSDYSILEVNDAWINLTGYTRDEAIGHTATELGLVKPEVLQQVREILRDQGDVNQFEVSLHKRSGQERFVLVSSGQIHLGGETYILNSLLDITERKQAEDALKESETRFSKVFFTNPVSQSIISPNTGQVMEVNDACCRLYEYSREELIGTAPESLDLWASPADQLDVFEELQKTGRLLPREIMIRPKSGEIRTILFSIEQIAWKGEPCLISSSVDISERKQAEKKLRENEVLLRQVLDSIPDSTFALDRNYRFLIGNQRHQQELIASGSHPFQVGEQMLSPDYPAEVLEFWRAAYDRTFTGETFSLESSWVDNTGQLHVHENRFSPLCDATGAIIGTLVIAHDITERKQAERKLRESEEKYRSLVETAEDGILLTDLSGKHLFVNNAYCSALGYEAEDLTNMEREKIVHPDDLPLLKEKMAELLERGTIATEYRVRHRDGRWMYRYTKSALVYGEDQKPYAFLSIVRDITEFKRAEQALKDSETRLKSMLETAMDAIVSADQDQRIVLFNGAAERMFGVSSKEALGQTISRFIPDRFHDYHLQQMMGLTPEIARQIPANKVFSIKGLRANGEEFPAESTISYVESNGEKLFTAILRDITERQKADQSLRENEERLRKILQTTSDGFWLVDLNHRFLDVNEAYCAMTGYSREELLQKSISDVTADDIHSRINTIVQEGKTRFESRHRRKDGSIFDVEISVNSLKQGPTILVGFCRDITYRKKAEREIAMLARFPGENPNPVLRVNRDGIILNANQSSASILKAWGSSAGEKVPENWHSLLLHTIQGQQIQVQELKSDGRVYIMQVTPIAGEEYVNIYGNDITERKRAETLLNQRLEDMALINKLNNAVNRRESLVNITELLAQDAKEIFGSQSTSIYLLDPDKKRLLLQHYTMPRETIAKLEKLLGRPVPQVDLPVGGDDHFSRVLESEDGFLITGFEGISAWLVDFSNTSFLPVKVRPLLRKLIPAVVKLLNINSVVTIPLKSGEEVIGLIEFIAEGEFTEGTLERLRNFRHQLTEVVIRKRAEEALRESEEKYRSLVEASDALVVMMDEDGRIHYLNEKAAHIQGLIAKDVLGKTLHELLPKEIADLNLERVQHVISKNQNLLVESPINGGVAWYRVSIQPIHDVNGKAVKVLLSAIDISELKAAQQNLLELNSTLEARVEQRTAEVLDLYNNAPNGYHSLDANGKIIMINQTELNWLGYTREEVVGIKSFSDLVTPSSQKAFAENFPRFKKQGWISDLIFEMIRKDGSTFPILLNATAIQDEHGKFIMSRSTLVDITQRKQSEDALRESQARLQYFFDTASDLIQSMDENGKYQYVNNAWCQTLGYTAEEAMHLSMFDVIDESHHEHCRSLLNLLITNQQPQQLEVLFKTKSGDTVIVEGSVGSRKDINGHIATNGIFRNITERKKAETALRESRDELGFANAALEKASRMKDEFLASMSHELRTPLTGILGLTESLQLNTYGHLNEKQSNALKNIEASGRHLLELINDILDLSKIESSKFDIYPEMISIEETCHACLAFVKEQATKKSILLEYQNARDAKSVFADSRRLKQILVNLLSNAVKFTPDKGKVTLSVRTNPAKGQIHFAVADTGIGIAKEDLGRLFTPFTQVDSRLNRQYEGTGLGLALVLRLTEMHGGHVQVETEPGQGSCFTVSLPWQSQVMPPVDTNQPHADLSARSEPNTRGVILLAEDNASNIETIGDYLQFKGYTLVFALTGVEALLKAKESNPNLILMDIQMPVMDGLETMRRLRADPRFTSTPIIALTALAMAGDRERCMEAGASEYLSKPVSLKELTEKIEKLLQP
- a CDS encoding RNA polymerase sigma factor, yielding MKENDLKTTLQLIERAQADDRTAFAALFEQYKNLVYKTAYLVLNDPAEAEDALQEIFLSVHKSLNSFDPRKGAFTTWLHRITLNYCLNHRRKRKYSSLETIYPHPSTDFPSTRLANEDAIWQATRSLSDKLQAVVILRYYWELPYTEIAQILDLPLGTVKSRLDLALKTLRKTIEAQEAHEAPVSQSEVCE
- a CDS encoding zf-HC2 domain-containing protein; this translates as MNCEYIQELLVAYLDGEVTPSEKKTIQSHLSTCTVCQQEYNLLFTARDRVRATLQSRTVHASPQADAWNRLEARLTESAQTSSVRSTTKLSRLAPDVKQIFTQLFSGGVTMQKRSILATGVSILTLALVAVLVFNNVTAVSAEQILERASAAQTKIEAGQGIMHTLIEIYENPQAIEGTGTTVITEMYADPSAGYYRYIDMDVNSKVISISANDENYEYLMLETDTAIHRTPRIDEPEKSYIPVSVREESSVFEQFRASSHVELVGKEKRDGREVYILANRNFQTQQLPDGKEEKNYTGTVTMIFDAKTYELLESETTVYKNDQEIVIERVRFLTDEILPTGTVVDWSLGDLQDLSFIDNAPQTEEAEILPAPITREELAKHPDTFVLKNIPDGFTESIIAAPGQTDDQPFTYEINYDNASKENFGLLAIGLLDAGFVEMNFYDGSYKTSNGMVLYYSISRPENSSDGTSAILATPDGASFLLISTMSRQQVQMLVEGLVQLK
- a CDS encoding YdcF family protein; the protein is MSKNLIQKTFRFIVRLGLFGLFVLAFVRIVIILVAKPKTFSVDDVPTKRVAIVFGAEVKKDGTPSVVLRDRIETAVVLYKSGKVEKLLMSGDNRFVDYNEPEAMRQYAVSLGIPDEAIVLDYAGRRTYDTCYRAKEIFQVDSAILVTQGFHLSRSLFLCNSFGVESVGVGADNYYYLKRLRLVWYIRETLATTQAVWDVYVQHPVPVLGEPEPIFAMK